The genomic segment GCAACGACATCGCCGAGGGCACCGTCGACGTGATTGTCACCGACGGCTTCACCGGCAATATCGCGCTGAAGACGGCCGAGGGAACGGCGCGGCTGGTCAGCGCCTTCATCCGCGAGGCGTTCAAGAGCTCGTTCTTCGCGGCCATCGGCTATCTGTTCGCGCGCCATGCGCTGAAGAAGATGCGTCGCCGGGTCGATCCGCGCAGCTACAACGGCGCGGTGCTGCTGGGCCTGAACGGCATCGTGGTGAAGAGCCATGGCGGCTCCGACCCGCTCGGTTTCGCCACGGCAATGGGGGTCGGCATCGAGATGGCAACGCACGGGTTCATCGACAAGATCCGCGCGGAGTTCGCACAGCTCTATGCCGACGGCGAAGGCGGTCACCTGCTGGCGGCGGTGTCGTGAGCGAAGCCGTGCCGATGACGGCGGTGGTGGCCGGCTGCGGCAGCGCCCTGCCTGCGCGCTGCGTCACCAACGCCGACCTGGCCGGGACGCTGGAGACCAGCGACGAATGGATCCGTGAGCGCACCGGCATCCGCCAGCGCTATATCGCCGCCGACGACGAATGCACCTCCGACCTGGCCATCGCCGCCAGCCGGCGGGCGCTCGCCCATGCCGGCATGGAGGCGCGCGAGATCGACCTGATCATCGTCGCCACTACCACGCCCGACGACACCTTTCCGTCGACCGCGACCAAGGTGCAGGCCGCTCTCGGCATCGACCACGGCGCCGCCTTCGACGTGCAGGCGGTGTGCTCCGGCTTCATCTACGCGTTGTCGGTGGCCAATGCCTTCATCCGCAGCGGGCAGGCTCGAAACGTTTTGGTGATCGGGTCGGAAACCTTCTCGAGGCTGCTCGATTGGAACGACAGGGCCACCGCGGTGCTGTTCGGCGACGGTGCCGGGGCGCTGGTGCTGAAGGCGGTGCCGGCCAATGGTGCGGCGCGACCGCGCGGCGTGCT from the Alphaproteobacteria bacterium genome contains:
- a CDS encoding beta-ketoacyl-ACP synthase III, with the protein product MTAVVAGCGSALPARCVTNADLAGTLETSDEWIRERTGIRQRYIAADDECTSDLAIAASRRALAHAGMEAREIDLIIVATTTPDDTFPSTATKVQAALGIDHGAAFDVQAVCSGFIYALSVANAFIRSGQARNVLVIGSETFSRLLDWNDRATAVLFGDGAGALVLKAVPANGAARPRGVLSTHLHSDGRHRDLLYVDGGPSRTRSVGHVRMVGKEVFKHAVNRLSEAVDEALTANGMVPSDVDWLVPHQANQRIIDAVRRKLDLAADQVIVTIDQHANTSAASIPLALDVAVRDGRIKPGDVVMLEAMGGGFTWGAALLRW